The nucleotide sequence ATGGATGGCAATTGGAACAAATTTCCACCCGCAAAACGGGTTTGGTTGAACCAGTAACAAAACTGGCACCACAGGCGCAAGTTACGGTTGTCTCCTGATATTTGGGATGGAT is from Carboxydocella sporoproducens DSM 16521 and encodes:
- the rpmE gene encoding 50S ribosomal protein L31, whose amino-acid sequence is MKENIHPKYQETTVTCACGASFVTGSTKPVLRVEICSNCHPFFTGQQRLVDTGGRVDKFKKKYGL